A window of the Bacillus andreraoultii genome harbors these coding sequences:
- a CDS encoding S-ribosylhomocysteine lyase, whose translation MEIKKMNVESFNLDHTKVKAPYVRLAGVSEGANGDKIFKYDVRFCQPNKEHMEMPSLHSLEHLMAEYIRNHHDTIFDVSPMGCQTGFYISIINDGDYDKFLEVLEKTLRDVVGATEVPACNEVQCGWAASHSLRGAQEIAKGMLAKKAEWKEIFA comes from the coding sequence ATGGAAATTAAAAAAATGAATGTTGAAAGTTTTAATTTAGATCATACAAAAGTAAAAGCACCATATGTTCGTCTTGCAGGGGTTAGTGAAGGGGCAAATGGTGATAAAATCTTTAAATATGATGTTCGTTTCTGTCAACCAAATAAAGAACATATGGAAATGCCTTCACTTCACTCCTTAGAACATTTAATGGCTGAATATATTCGTAATCACCATGATACAATTTTTGATGTGAGCCCAATGGGATGTCAGACAGGATTTTATATTTCTATTATTAATGATGGTGATTATGATAAATTTTTAGAGGTTTTAGAGAAAACATTACGAGACGTAGTTGGTGCGACTGAAGTACCAGCCTGCAATGAAGTACAATGTGGTTGGGCTGCTAGTCATAGTCTTCGTGGGGCCCAAGAAATAGCAAAAGGAATGCTTGCAAAAAAAGCTGAATGGAAAGAAATATTTGCATAA
- a CDS encoding class I SAM-dependent DNA methyltransferase encodes MGREFDELFDEWAVSYDDTVIGNDIEYREVFLHYEHILNQVANKASGTVLEFGVGTGNLTKVLLKKGLHVIGIEPSKEMRAIAKQKMPHLELYDGDFLSFPTFATPISTIVSTYAFHHLTDNEKEEAIKNFENLLERNRKIIFADTIFESIEVKKNRIEEAKLNGFSRLQKDLETEYYTTIPVLRKIFERHRFHVRFTQMNQFVWIIEAEKQ; translated from the coding sequence ATGGGAAGAGAATTTGATGAACTTTTTGATGAATGGGCTGTTTCATATGATGATACGGTAATTGGAAATGATATCGAATATCGTGAAGTTTTCCTTCATTACGAACATATATTAAATCAAGTAGCAAATAAAGCATCTGGGACAGTTTTAGAATTTGGTGTTGGCACTGGAAATTTAACAAAAGTGCTATTAAAAAAGGGGCTCCATGTCATTGGTATTGAACCATCCAAAGAAATGAGGGCAATTGCCAAACAAAAAATGCCCCATCTCGAACTCTATGATGGTGATTTTCTCTCATTTCCAACATTTGCTACTCCAATCTCAACAATTGTTAGTACGTATGCATTCCATCATTTGACTGATAATGAAAAAGAGGAGGCAATTAAAAACTTTGAAAATTTATTAGAGCGTAACAGGAAGATTATTTTCGCTGATACTATTTTTGAATCGATTGAGGTTAAAAAGAATAGGATTGAAGAAGCAAAATTGAATGGTTTTTCAAGATTACAGAAAGATCTAGAAACAGAATACTATACGACAATTCCTGTATTAAGAAAAATATTTGAACGTCATCGTTTTCACGTTCGATTTACACAAATGAATCAATTTGTTTGGATTATCGAAGCTGAAAAGCAATAA
- a CDS encoding PLP-dependent cysteine synthase family protein gives MGRYNHICEVIGKTPLVKINKHPLRHKVNIYAKLEYMNPGGSVKDRLGKKLLADALEKKKISANGTVIEPTAGNTGIGLALAAVHTSVNVICVVPEKFSIEKQILMKALGAQVINTPTEEGMAGAIAKAKELAKEIPDSYIPLQFENEVNPLTYYETLGPEIVNDLDGKIDIFIAGAGSGGTFTGTAQYVKEICKNTKTVVVEPEGSILNGGKPGPHKTEGIGMEFIPCFVKTEYFDEIYTISDNEAFYQVKQLAKLEGMLVGSSSGAAYSAALKEAEKAKDGTNIVVIFPDSSERYLSSNIYG, from the coding sequence ATGGGACGATACAATCATATTTGTGAAGTAATCGGTAAGACGCCGTTAGTAAAAATTAATAAACATCCTCTTCGCCATAAAGTAAATATTTATGCTAAATTAGAATATATGAACCCAGGTGGAAGTGTGAAAGACCGACTAGGGAAAAAGTTGTTAGCTGATGCATTAGAAAAAAAGAAAATTTCAGCAAATGGTACAGTAATTGAGCCGACAGCCGGAAATACAGGGATTGGACTTGCTTTAGCCGCTGTTCATACGAGTGTGAATGTCATTTGTGTTGTACCAGAAAAATTCAGCATAGAAAAGCAAATCCTTATGAAGGCACTTGGAGCTCAAGTTATCAATACACCAACAGAAGAGGGGATGGCTGGTGCAATTGCCAAAGCAAAAGAATTGGCAAAGGAAATTCCAGACTCATACATCCCTTTACAATTTGAGAATGAAGTAAATCCGTTAACATATTATGAAACACTTGGACCTGAGATTGTAAATGATCTTGATGGAAAAATTGATATATTTATTGCTGGGGCGGGAAGCGGTGGTACATTTACCGGGACCGCCCAATATGTAAAAGAAATTTGTAAAAATACAAAAACGGTTGTTGTCGAACCAGAGGGCTCTATTCTAAACGGGGGCAAGCCAGGTCCTCATAAAACAGAGGGGATTGGAATGGAGTTCATTCCTTGTTTTGTTAAAACGGAGTATTTTGATGAGATTTATACGATTTCTGATAATGAGGCATTTTACCAAGTAAAACAATTGGCTAAATTGGAAGGGATGTTAGTTGGTAGTTCTTCTGGAGCGGCTTATTCTGCAGCTTTAAAAGAAGCGGAAAAGGCAAAAGACGGAACGAATATAGTCGTTATTTTTCCAGACAGTAGTGAGCGATATTTATCATCAAATATTTACGGATAG
- a CDS encoding bifunctional cystathionine gamma-lyase/homocysteine desulfhydrase: protein MRKKTLMIHGGISRDKTTGAVSIPVSHASTFKQDGVGNFKYEYARTGNPTREALETLICDLEGGVRGFAFSSGMAAISAVMHLFKSGDHIILTDDVYGGTFRLATKILSRYNIDISFVDTSDAQKVNEAIKLNTKAIYIESPTNPLLKITDIRKMAQIANENHLQLIVDNTFATPYWQNPIELGAHIVLHSATKYLGGHSDVVAGVVVVSSEELANEMHFVQNSVGAILGPDDSWLLIRGIKTLALRMEEIETNTKAIANFLQSHPKVKKVYYPGFSTHTGYDTHKNQSRGFGGMLSFDIGSGHLAEQVLAKTKLFTLAESLGAVESLISLPAKMTHASIPKEHREVLGITDGLIRISVGIEDVQDLLDDLAQAIE from the coding sequence TTGCGTAAAAAAACATTAATGATTCATGGTGGAATTTCACGTGACAAGACAACTGGGGCTGTATCTATACCAGTATCGCATGCGAGTACGTTTAAACAAGATGGAGTTGGAAATTTTAAATACGAATATGCGCGAACAGGCAATCCGACAAGGGAGGCTTTAGAAACACTAATTTGTGACCTTGAAGGTGGCGTGCGAGGTTTTGCTTTCAGTTCAGGTATGGCTGCAATATCAGCAGTCATGCACTTATTTAAAAGTGGTGACCACATTATCTTAACAGATGATGTATATGGTGGTACTTTTCGGCTAGCAACAAAAATATTGAGTCGTTATAATATTGATATTAGCTTTGTAGATACGAGTGATGCACAAAAGGTAAATGAAGCGATCAAATTGAATACGAAAGCAATTTATATCGAATCACCGACAAATCCTTTATTAAAAATAACAGATATTCGGAAGATGGCTCAAATTGCAAACGAAAATCATTTACAATTAATTGTTGATAATACATTTGCGACACCTTATTGGCAAAATCCAATTGAATTAGGAGCACATATTGTTCTTCATAGTGCGACGAAATATTTAGGAGGGCATAGTGATGTTGTTGCGGGAGTTGTTGTTGTATCTTCAGAAGAGCTCGCAAATGAAATGCATTTTGTTCAAAATTCTGTCGGTGCAATATTAGGTCCAGATGATAGCTGGTTATTAATACGGGGAATAAAAACATTAGCACTTCGGATGGAGGAAATTGAGACGAATACGAAAGCAATCGCTAATTTTTTACAAAGTCATCCGAAAGTAAAGAAAGTTTATTATCCAGGATTTTCTACCCATACTGGCTATGATACACATAAAAATCAATCTAGAGGATTTGGTGGTATGCTCTCATTTGATATTGGAAGCGGTCATTTAGCTGAACAAGTATTAGCAAAAACAAAACTTTTTACTCTAGCAGAAAGTCTTGGTGCTGTGGAAAGTTTAATTTCATTACCAGCAAAAATGACTCACGCTTCAATACCGAAAGAGCATCGTGAAGTATTGGGTATTACGGATGGATTAATACGAATTTCTGTAGGAATCGAGGATGTTCAAGATTTATTGGATGACTTAGCTCAAGCAATAGAATAA
- a CDS encoding MFS transporter: MRALLYILIFISFTDLFAQLPITSTYARSIGATTGFIGFIVGAYSLSNLFSNLYSGYFVDRKGPKLTLLIGFLINGFILILYSFVTSPFQLLAIRFLNGLSAGIITPAAFTYLSLLNRGKKSGKTFAFSGASVGLAAICGPAFSGIIASKAGSEVVYIIIGCLMILAFFITLCMKSVTVSQNNSNQKSSRQFFELFSSKGLVFAFVGAICLSASQGILAYMLPLKVYQLEMADHISGMLMSIFGVIAILFFMLPTNKVYDRFSNEILLPIGMIIISVSQAISGFGQNLTTLLISMIIYGIGFAIVFPSMSNLVAKYSKPKNRGTAFGVFYACYSLGSFLGTSLTGAFSLPPREGFYVATIFLFSISIASLMFIRKKSSFHT, translated from the coding sequence ATGCGTGCACTTCTATATATTTTAATTTTTATTTCATTTACTGATTTATTTGCGCAACTACCTATTACAAGTACATATGCTCGAAGTATCGGTGCAACAACTGGGTTCATTGGATTCATTGTTGGTGCTTATTCCCTTTCTAATTTATTTAGTAACCTTTATTCTGGCTATTTCGTTGACCGAAAAGGACCAAAGCTCACACTCCTTATCGGTTTTCTTATTAATGGGTTCATTCTCATTTTATATTCATTCGTTACTTCTCCATTTCAATTACTAGCGATCCGTTTTTTAAATGGTTTGAGCGCAGGAATTATTACCCCAGCAGCATTTACGTACTTATCACTCCTCAATAGAGGTAAAAAAAGCGGGAAAACTTTTGCTTTTTCAGGGGCTTCCGTTGGATTAGCAGCAATTTGTGGGCCCGCATTTTCCGGAATCATTGCTTCAAAAGCAGGCAGTGAAGTTGTTTATATAATCATTGGTTGTTTGATGATTTTAGCCTTTTTCATTACTTTATGCATGAAATCAGTAACAGTTTCACAAAACAATAGTAACCAAAAATCATCTCGTCAATTTTTTGAGTTATTTTCAAGTAAAGGTTTAGTATTTGCCTTTGTAGGGGCTATATGTTTATCCGCTTCTCAAGGAATTCTCGCTTATATGTTACCGTTGAAAGTATATCAATTAGAAATGGCTGACCATATTAGTGGGATGTTAATGAGTATTTTTGGTGTTATTGCGATTCTATTTTTTATGTTGCCTACCAATAAAGTTTATGACAGATTTTCGAATGAAATACTTTTACCAATCGGGATGATAATCATTTCAGTATCGCAGGCGATTTCAGGTTTTGGGCAGAATTTGACAACTTTACTAATCAGCATGATCATCTATGGTATTGGGTTTGCAATCGTGTTCCCTTCTATGAGTAATCTTGTAGCAAAGTATTCAAAACCAAAGAATCGAGGAACTGCCTTTGGTGTCTTTTATGCTTGCTATTCTTTAGGTTCATTTTTAGGAACGTCTTTGACCGGTGCTTTTTCTTTACCTCCAAGAGAAGGATTTTATGTTGCGACAATATTCCTATTTAGTATATCGATAGCTAGCCTTATGTTCATACGGAAAAAGTCTAGTTTTCACACATAA